TACTCCAGCAACTATAATCAAAGACGGAGATAGTGAAGAAGTTGTTTTAGGATTTGATCAATCGAAGTTGGCTGAGGTATTAGGGATATAAAAAAGGGCGAACAGTGATTGTCACTGTTCGCATTTTTTGAAATTATGTTCCCAATTAGAAAATTCCCATGGACCTACCTTGTTTCTTTGGTAGCTGATTATTAAATGTCTCCCAATAGCAACTTATCAACCAACTTCATTGCACCTGTTAATCGATTTTCATAGCTTCCACTTAATAGATGGTACTCAATGATATGCGTCTTTAACAATGCCTTTAGGTGACGATTGTTTTTGTCTCTGACCGTATCCTCTCCATGCACTCTTAACCCATCATCCACCCATTTCACATCGGGTTCAAGGAATAACCAAAGATCGTAATCTTGTAGTTTGGCCATTTCATCGAGCACCGGTTGATGTTCATCATTGTAGAGGTTTGAATAAAATTGAGTAACGATAGCTTCTGTATCGATAAATACTAGCTTATTGGCCTGTTCAATGGCCTTAAATTCTTCCATCTTATGACCATAGGCAATCTTTTGATAATCTTCCGCAACCAAAATACCGTCGCAGCCCCCTAATTCTTCACATAGTGTTCGGCCATATTCTGAAACGTATGTTGTATTGTAAATTTTCGCGAGGTTTCTCGTCAGGGTTGATTTCCCGCAGCTTTCTGTACCAACTACTACAATTTTTTTTACAAAATAAGGTCTGACAATAGTAGGGATAAACTCCCAATGCCTAAAAACACCTTCCTTACGAATTGCAGTAGCCGATATGTTCACATGCGTACGCATCGGATCAATCAGGATATGTTTAGAATGCGGATATAATTCTTTAAAAATATCATTATATTCATGTTCAGAACTAAAGACGTAATCAATCGGCTTTCCTATTTTCTCTTTTATAAGGTGAGCGCCTTCAGCCCAGTTATAGTTGTCATTATCTTGATCATCTTCAATCGCTATTACTTTTACATTCGTCATATCTTTTGTTAATTGGGAAAGCCAGCGCAAGCGAATGTTAGCTGGGATATAATCCATTTTTGTATCCAGGCAGAGTTCACTGTCTCGTAATTCGCTATGTGATAAAATAACGTACAGTTCATCCACCATTGATGAGGCATAGGTTATGGCATACACATGGCCAAGATGTAGTGGTAGGAACTTTCCTCCGATAAAACCAACTGTCATTTACGCCGCCTCCTGCACTTGTTTGATCGATAACTTTCTCCAGTTGATATACCCGTATATGCTATTTACCAGGAATGCTGACCACATCACTAACATAGAGAAATCATTACCACCTTGCGTAACGAGAGCAGTTATCCATAGGAAAATGGATAGGACGTTTACAGCCATCCATAATAGCCATTGTTCTGTATATCGTTTTAACATCAATATTTGTGCGGCAATCGATAATACATTTGTGGCTGAATCCGTCCAAACAACTTTCCCGCCGAGGAATTTTAAGAAAAATCCATAACCCACTATAAGAGTAAACATCAATAATATGGTATATAGCCATCCCTTTTTCGTAAGGCTCTTAACGATGACATCTTCACCTTTGACACCATGATCTGTTTTATTCTTTTTCCACAGATAAATCCCGATGAATTGCACCGGGAAGTAAAACAGCGCATTGAGCATTACCTCTCCGTACAAACCATAACCGTAGGCAATATAAGCATAGGTTCCTGTTTGAATGATCCCAAAGTAATAGTTTGATATTTTCCCCTTTGCTACTAACACCACGCACAGCATGCCAGTTATTGATGAAATTAAACCGATGAGTGAGTCTTCCCATGCAAAGAATAAATAGATGTTAACCATAGTGAATGTAAGCAGCCAGATGATTTCAAATCGTGACCAATTTTTAAATATCCCCATTTCACTCTCTCCCTTAGCCTTGTAGTTTATTTCTATACACTGAAACAATTGGTTGTTTCTCATTAAACCGGTAAAGTTGCGCAGGCGTTTTCGAATAGCGATTGGATTTCTTCGGCTTACCGTTTTCTGACACCGCTTCAATAAACGGCAGTGTGGGGGCCTTCCTGAAAAAAGCCGCATCTGTCGAAATCGATGGGTCATCTAAAACGGTTAATAACACCCCTTGTAATTCAGAAAGGACAAACTCTTCCGGTAAGAAATGCTTCGCCAATGTGGTTAGCGCCATATCCTTGCGAATAAACCAAATGGCATCATCAATAATTTTGCGATGGTCAAACGCGAGGTCTAGCTCTATTGCTTCTTCCATTGAAAATAGCTTAATTTCGGCGGCATCATAGGTTGTTTTACGACTGTTTAAGGCAGATTCCTTTGCTATGACATAATGGGCATTGGAGATAATCCATCCCCGACTATCGCGATTGGGTTCATCATAGACACCAAAATGTTTGATCCGTAATCCACCAACACCTGTTTCCTCGAGTAGCCTACGCTCTGCCGCTTGGAATGCTGTCTCATCCGTGCGGACAAAGCCACCTGGTAGTGCCCACTTCCCTGCTTCGACGTTTGGATTGCCTTCATGATCGTGCTCACTTCGTTTAATCAGCATGATTTTCAATGTTTTTCGTGGCGGCTTATACTCACCAATCATCTCAGATGTGATCGTAAATACAGCTACATCGCTGGTATAACCATCTGGAGTATTAAATTTATTGTTTGTTTCCATTTTAACCACCTCTTTAATTAACATTTTGTTAATTGTTAATTAAAATATATTCCTTTACTGCCTGTTTTGTCAACAATATTTTCCATTTGGACCATAGGGACGGTTCTGGTGGTTTTTTTTCCATGAGAATGGCGAACAGTGAAAGTCACTGTTCGCCATTTCTTATTGATATTTGTAAAAATTTCCAGAAAAAAATATGTATAGTTTTAACATAAAAATAGCAATAGAAAAAACAATGGAATCCATTTTCCATTGCTTTTATTTTTGAATTTCCATTTATCCGTAATACTCTGAAAATGTATTTTACAACTTGCAAGTTCGCTCATCCATATGTAGATTGTCGAAATCTCATATAAATGATGCTAGAAAAAAATTGAGACTAATCCACACACAAAGAGGTGAATAGAAGGCTGTATCTTGTTTTGCAAATCTAGTATGTTTAATTTTCTTGAAAAATCCTACATATTTCCCTTCACCAATCGCACGTAACAAGAAAACAATTCCTCCAGCTATACAAAGCCATTTTGAAAGTGGAGAGGATTTGATGGCTGCTAACAAATCTAATTGAACTATTAGAAGTACAGATGCAAAAAAGCAAAGTAATCCGATAAAAAGTGTGCCTAACATTCTTGGTCGTAAAACTGGTAATTTACTGTCATCTTTAGTTGGAAGAGCCGTATTTACTCCCCAACTTCCACCAAATGCCCAAAAAACGTGTAACATACCAATAATTATAAATATTAAAGACGTTATTCCTATTAAAATCTTTATCAAATTACCACCTCATCTGTATGAAAGTTTTTATACTATTGTTTACATAATATTATTATCCTTTCAATTTAAGTATCTAAACCTTCATACTTCCACCACAATCCTCATAGAAAGTTTTATGGAACCGCCTATTACTTAAAAAATACTTCTCCTTTTGACATCTGTTTACCTATTGTTTCTACTATATGTTTGATTATCTTTTCTTTTAATCTCCATCTTCTTACCTTTTGCGCTGGGTCTAAACCATTTTCTACTACTATTCTTTTCAAATCTTTCAAATCTAAGGGTTCGAGAAATTCTAATAGGCCATGAGGGCCATTCTTTTGATACATTTCATAAATATTCATATCGTAGGTTTTTGAGATGGTCTGTGATGATTTTTTCTTTTTCTTCGTATTTTTTATGTCATTAGATCTTTCGTCTAAACAGCTGAGTATACTTTTTGCGAATTCGTCATCTTCTTCGATCTTTTTGGCAATTGCTATAAATATAGTTGCAATTTGCTTCCTAATATTTGGATTATTATAATCAAACATATTGACAAAACTCCTCTGTTATTTGTGAAAATGCTTCAAATAAAGGGGACCCAGATGAACCATATTTTTGTTTTATTGTATTTACCCCTTCTGCTTCAAAATGAGTCGCATCAGCCGCTTTGGATGCAAGAGGAATTCTTGTTTCAAACAGCCTTGGTAGCTCTCCAGCAGCTGCTTTTGTTTGCATTTTCATTAAGGTAGTTTGGTGCCTAGTAACATTGGAACGATACATGGAAGCAATAATACCAAGTGCTTGAACGTTTGATTCTGTTCTTCTATTAAAACTATTAACACTGGATATTATTTGTGGGATTCCGTAAGTAGATAAATGATCAGGAATAGTGGGTATTAGGTAATAATCACTTATATTTAATCCATTTTGTGTGACAAGTCCTAAATTTGGAGGGCAATCAATTAAGACGTAATCATAATTTTTTATGTAGTCATTTACAGACCGTTTTAGTACATCAATCGGACGAATTAAAGCGGTTTGGCCAATATTAATGAGACGATCCTGAATTTGTACGAAGTCCAAACTTGATGGCAATAAGTGCAAATTAGACAATCCGCCATATAGGTTAGAACAGCCTTGTACCACGGAGCTTTCTAAGTCAAAATCGCTGGTATCATCTATCTTGTCTTTGAATAAATGAAACAATGTTCTATTAGAACTATTCCTCACTGCCCATTCATCCTCTCCTATCAAGGAGACAGTCGAGTTTGTTTGTGGGTCCAAATCAATGACTAAGACTTTATACTCTTTTTCAATAACTAAAAACTCAGCCAATCCAACGGTAAGAGTAGTCTTTCCTACACCCCCTTTAAGGTTTATAATACTTATAACTTTAGACATACTAACTCCCCCATTCTAAGTAGCATGTCATAAATATATTCATAGATATTTTGTCCCATGTGAAATGGGACATTTTTATATTAGTGATCGAGTTATCTGAAGCTCAATCCGGTCAGGTTTGGTATAGATAAATAATGAGATGGCGAACAGTGAAAGTCACTGTTCGCCATTCCCCTACTCTCTAATCAACAAAAACGCCCCAACCATCGGAATAACCACCAAATGGTTTACTTAAATTATCCAATTCCTTTTGAATCTTAATGATTTGATTATAATTTAATACCATTTTTTTAGAAGAACTACATGCCCACTCATCCGTTTCGTCATCTTGTTCTAAGAAACAATTGTAGCCCGCTCCTTTAAGTACTTCCGATAATTTTTCACCAGTAGCTTGATCCGGTACCGCTACAAAAAATTCGACAGATTGTGGTTTCTTAAAATTCACTCCATCTTTAAATAGACTTTGCAATGCCTGTCCATCGACATCATTTGGAAATTTCATTTGTTTTTCCTCCATACTCTAGTACATACAATGGTGTCATTGTCATTCAATTATTTCTTTTTTACTAATGCTCGTTTTAAGATTTTATAGATTTGGCAACCGATTCAACGGGTAGTGACCGGCACTATTTTACTTATTAAGAAGACCTAAAAAAGAACAAATAGTTAAGATTCCTTTATCAAAGTTTTCTAGGTTAAAGTGTTCGTTTGGAGCATGCAGATTTTCGTCTGGCAAACCGAATCCCATTAAGACAACGGGCGCATGTAGTGAATGGCTGAAATCCGATACAATTGGAATCGAACCACCTTCTCTTTTGTACACAGGCTCTTTCCCATATACGGTTTCATATGCTGCTGCCGCTTTTTGAATCATCGGACTATCGATCGGTGTTAAAAATGGATTTCCCGTATCTTGCAAGGTCACATCCACCGTACATCCTTTTGGTGCATGTTCTTCCAGGTGCTTTTTAATTAATCCCTGAATTTTTACCGGGTCCTGATTATGGACGAGACGGCAGGTAATTTTCGCATGAGCCTCGTTCGGGATGACTGTTTTTGTCCCTTCTCCTTGAAATCCTCCCCATAACCCATTTATCT
The window above is part of the Bacillus sp. SORGH_AS_0510 genome. Proteins encoded here:
- the nadR gene encoding multifunctional transcriptional regulator/nicotinamide-nucleotide adenylyltransferase/ribosylnicotinamide kinase NadR; translated protein: MTVGFIGGKFLPLHLGHVYAITYASSMVDELYVILSHSELRDSELCLDTKMDYIPANIRLRWLSQLTKDMTNVKVIAIEDDQDNDNYNWAEGAHLIKEKIGKPIDYVFSSEHEYNDIFKELYPHSKHILIDPMRTHVNISATAIRKEGVFRHWEFIPTIVRPYFVKKIVVVGTESCGKSTLTRNLAKIYNTTYVSEYGRTLCEELGGCDGILVAEDYQKIAYGHKMEEFKAIEQANKLVFIDTEAIVTQFYSNLYNDEHQPVLDEMAKLQDYDLWLFLEPDVKWVDDGLRVHGEDTVRDKNNRHLKALLKTHIIEYHLLSGSYENRLTGAMKLVDKLLLGDI
- the pnuC gene encoding nicotinamide riboside transporter PnuC — its product is MGIFKNWSRFEIIWLLTFTMVNIYLFFAWEDSLIGLISSITGMLCVVLVAKGKISNYYFGIIQTGTYAYIAYGYGLYGEVMLNALFYFPVQFIGIYLWKKNKTDHGVKGEDVIVKSLTKKGWLYTILLMFTLIVGYGFFLKFLGGKVVWTDSATNVLSIAAQILMLKRYTEQWLLWMAVNVLSIFLWITALVTQGGNDFSMLVMWSAFLVNSIYGYINWRKLSIKQVQEAA
- a CDS encoding NUDIX hydrolase; amino-acid sequence: METNNKFNTPDGYTSDVAVFTITSEMIGEYKPPRKTLKIMLIKRSEHDHEGNPNVEAGKWALPGGFVRTDETAFQAAERRLLEETGVGGLRIKHFGVYDEPNRDSRGWIISNAHYVIAKESALNSRKTTYDAAEIKLFSMEEAIELDLAFDHRKIIDDAIWFIRKDMALTTLAKHFLPEEFVLSELQGVLLTVLDDPSISTDAAFFRKAPTLPFIEAVSENGKPKKSNRYSKTPAQLYRFNEKQPIVSVYRNKLQG
- a CDS encoding DUF3995 domain-containing protein, translating into MIKILIGITSLIFIIIGMLHVFWAFGGSWGVNTALPTKDDSKLPVLRPRMLGTLFIGLLCFFASVLLIVQLDLLAAIKSSPLSKWLCIAGGIVFLLRAIGEGKYVGFFKKIKHTRFAKQDTAFYSPLCVWISLNFFLASFI
- a CDS encoding ParA family protein gives rise to the protein MSKVISIINLKGGVGKTTLTVGLAEFLVIEKEYKVLVIDLDPQTNSTVSLIGEDEWAVRNSSNRTLFHLFKDKIDDTSDFDLESSVVQGCSNLYGGLSNLHLLPSSLDFVQIQDRLINIGQTALIRPIDVLKRSVNDYIKNYDYVLIDCPPNLGLVTQNGLNISDYYLIPTIPDHLSTYGIPQIISSVNSFNRRTESNVQALGIIASMYRSNVTRHQTTLMKMQTKAAAGELPRLFETRIPLASKAADATHFEAEGVNTIKQKYGSSGSPLFEAFSQITEEFCQYV
- a CDS encoding ribonuclease E inhibitor RraB, which encodes MKFPNDVDGQALQSLFKDGVNFKKPQSVEFFVAVPDQATGEKLSEVLKGAGYNCFLEQDDETDEWACSSSKKMVLNYNQIIKIQKELDNLSKPFGGYSDGWGVFVD